Proteins encoded within one genomic window of Triticum aestivum cultivar Chinese Spring chromosome 2D, IWGSC CS RefSeq v2.1, whole genome shotgun sequence:
- the LOC100859948 gene encoding arginase 1, mitochondrial: MGGAAAAAGAARWIQRLSAARISTEALERGQSRVIDASLTLIRERAKLKGELLRAMGGVKASATLLGVPLGHNSSFLQGPAFAPPRIREAIWCGSTNSSTEEGKELNDPRVLTDVGDVPIQEIRDCGVEDDRLMHVISESVKTVMDEDPLRPLVLGGDHSISYPVVRAVSEKLGGPVDILHLDAHPDIYDCFEGNTYSHASSFARIMEGGYARRLLQVGLRSITKEGREQGKRFGVEQYEMRTFSRDREKLENLKLGEGVKGVYVSVDVDCLDPAFAPGVSHIEPGGLSFRDVLNILQNLQGDVVAGDVVEFNPQRDTVDGMTAMVAAKLVRELSAKISK, encoded by the exons atgggcggcgcggcggcggcggcgggcgccgccAGGTGGATCCAGCGGCTGAGCGCGGCCAGGATCTCGACGGAGGCGCTGGAGCGGGGCCAGAGCCGCGTCATCGACGCCTCCCTCACCCTCATCCGCGAGCGCGCCAAGCTCAAG GGAGAGTTGCTGCGTGCTATGGGTGGTGTCAAAGCTTCTGCGACACTCTTAGGAGTACCCCTTGGGCACAACTCATCTTTCTTGCAGGGGCCTGCATTTGCGCCTCCTCGCATAAGGGAGGCCATTTGGTGTGGAAGCACCAACTCTAGCACAGAAGAAG GCAAAGAATTAAATGATCCAAGAGTGCTAACTGATGTTGGTGATGTCCCCATACAAGAGATTCGTGACTGTGGTGTTGAAGATGACAGATTGATGCATGTAATCAGCGAGTCTGTCAAAACAGTGATGGACGAA GACCCTCTTCGGCCGTTGGTCTTAGGAGGCGATCACTCGATATCTTATCCAGTTGTTAGGGCTGTGTCTGAAAAGCTTGGCGGACCTGTTGACATTCTTCATCTTGACGCGCATCCAGATATCTATGACTGTTTTGAGGGGAACACTTACTCACATGCTTCTTCATTTGCAAGAATAATGGAAGGAGGTTATGCGAGGCGACTTTTGCAG GTTGGACTTAGATCAATTACTAAAGAAGGACGTGAGCAAGGGAAGAGATTTGGTGTGGAACAGTATGAGATGCGAACCTTCTCCAGGGATCGGGAGAAGCTTGAGAATCTG AAACTTGGGGAAGGTGTGAAGGGGGTGTATGTCTCCGTCGACGTGGACTGCCTCGACCCGGCATTCGCTCCTGGTGTCTCTCACATCGAGCCGGGAGGCCTCTCATTCCGCGACGTTCTCAACATCCTCCAGAATCTGCAAGGCGATGTCGTCGCAGGAGATGTGGTGGAGTTCAACCCACAGCGTGACACGGTCGACGGGATGACGGCTATGGTCGCCGCAAAGCTGGTCCGGGAGCTGAGCGCCAAGATCTCAAAATGA